attcgatagtgacagtggatagacaggaatggagagagaaagagagagacggggGAGGACACGCagaaaagggccacaggtcggattcaaacccgcgccactgccaaggactcagcctacatggggtgcacgctctgCTGGTTGAGCTAGAGGCCCCCCCACAAAGAGGtttttctgtagtctgtaggataggatctgtaggccgggacatctctgcagcatcacactacttcattcagaatggtaaGACACTGATTTTgccttaaaaggtcccatattatgaaaattaaaatcacttttttctggtgatttggggtgttattttgtgtctctggtgcttccacacacatacgaACTTTGagtaaatccatccatggtgttctgagtgagatctggtttctgaatgtgtcctgccttcagtctcctggtgagctggtcaacatctgcacggctttctacggcactGGCCGAGACGTTCaagctcgttctcaatagcaaagcaccgctacaacacacactaggtcaccataatctccagaagaactacttccatgagctccctggtttagaagaagtctcccagctgatcctgccttggaactgactgaagtcggAGAAACAgcatttcttttactgtctatggagctagctgacatgatccttaactagctactgagcatgtgcgactacaaacaaagatgttacagaagaagagatgtctcactctgtagctaaaacagagacctgaacacagggtgaaaagaggagctgcagcaatgtgcaaaaatatggtgttttttgataattaaaccatgtaaacctattctgatacaacctgaaaatacaattatgaacctgaaaatgagcagaatatgggcgctttaaacaaatattgcgccccccctGCGTTTtgaatattgcactagtccatattgtgatttcgataaaattgcccTAGTGTGCATGGTGAGaaataacaacaaatacaatgttTTTCTCCATTCCCCTTTAAGCCTAAAGACCAGCGTAGGcagcgtttgtaccttggctcTGCTGGGTCCGCGGAGCTCGTCGGGGTTCATCAGGCTGTCGACGTCCACTTCCTCCTCGTTGTTGTAGTCGTTGAAGCGAACGCCGCAGCGCTGACCTTTGACCCACAGAACCACAGCCGGGTAAACCAGACCGTCCTCCACGTACACGGCCCGACAGCGAGCGCCGGGTTTCCAGTCCTGACACACAGACGGCAGCGGGACACTTGAACACAAACTCACAGACACTCGTTCATACGTAGAGGGGTTTTAACGGTTTGAAATGTACCTTAAAATGTAACATGTACCATGAAAAGTATCTCCGAATTTGTACCTTATAGGGTaactatgttttgttttttttgtttcccatGTTTCTGCTGTGTCTAAGTTGTGTCTAAATCTGTAAACTGAATAATAGAGTGTGGGGTTATTTAACTTAGGTATGTTTCACCCtggactctctgtctccatgtttgtgtgtctgagtgtctgatggaacaacaatctctgaacctggggcctgtttcacaaaagcagaatatataaatccaggataactgataaagcgaggcttgacctagtctaatctgtgcatcctggcttggtgcgtttcacgaaggccgagccaggctgaggaggagcgactaggtcgagccaggctgaagtaattcagatagatgcgcgtccacggctttcctcaaaagaccgcgaggtcgatcacagatttactgatgccaaaatggagaatacgcgttgtacatactttatacagagtgagcagcagcttcttgtggaagtatgatgacgtgaaacacattatttgtataaaaagaaaagaaaccgaccgactgaatgcgtaattgtagcctaaatatatacgttaactgaccactgctctgaactgaaaccgtcataatcattccattcaaggattaggctactaatcattttcacaaattaacagttgtactctttgccttaaaagtaagcagaagataatgttactcaggaaatttacaatgaagatcaattttcttcAACGCTAGAAtgtgatgcgtaaatatctctttcactctgttcctccctctctcgcatgggctaaaatataagtttcctaagtcattaacttccactgctcgcttttaatgcaaagtgtacaactgttcgtttttgcaaatgacagtgactcattgaatggtttcagttaagagcagtatttcataaatgtatatttttagactatcattcagtcggtccgctattatctgccacgctttttctcacgtttcatttttttattttttatagaggcagagtttccttctctacatattatatgccttgctccctgtatatatggacatagaaaataaagacactgaagaaattggactctaaaatctagaagctatgaagataattaagtgataaattccatgcacactgtaaacatgaatggaacagagtatattcatcagttatttccccccaaatataaggacaaaaaccattgaggtgtcctctccctgttgttacatgaatgtacagtagcctacatcaccaGATAggtactggtccagtgaactaagactataatttaggaggattgtacaattaggatatgttcttaaattgtacaatcctcccaaattatattcccagtttactggacaacataaattgtgtgctaagaatgccaaatacaatgcacatgaaagtggaacaaacatgatgcTTATAggttaaagaatttaaaaaaaatgaatcaacgaAAAtgattcaaggtgcattggtcaactatagaaatgtacagcattgtatgtattgcccttagtaacagacttcatttaaaacacatttgaaatgttatcagccttttctaattatctcaacaactgccataacatattcatcaaacttctaatatgaacagcagtcttcataacagtaacaatgactgtcacatgaataattataaataaaaaaaataatggtcacaactttaaataataacagtacttaaataaacagcaatatgcacctgttgtattttaatccaggctgataataacaatagggtaaaaccagtgctgggtgatcagaaaaggctccaggattaaataaatcctggctgttagcctggtcaggagcaggctagctgtacagaataaatctccatggtgatttatgtgcctccgctttcgtgaaaccgaatcaaggcttaattcatccaggataactgggaaatcccggtttaatcccttatcttggttttgtgaaacaggcccctggtccagtattaagcgagaaacaagctgtaatgtCAGTTAATAGGGCAactgtgcagcttgtatttacgttcactaaaagttctgtttttgttcgctgacagactcagattacacatagtttacagatttaaatgtggaaatatgccggttctatacacgctaaaagtcctgattatttacaaggagtctggtggagatataccggttctatacacgctaaaagtcctgattatttacatggagtctggtggagatatgctgactctatacacgctaaaagtcctgattatttacatggagtctggtggagatatgctggctctatacactctaaaagtcctgattatttacatggagtctggtggagatatgctggctctatacacgctaaaagtcctgattatttacatggagtctggtggagatatgctggctctatacacgcgctaaagtcctgattatttacatggagtctggtggagatatgctggcttaCACACGCTAAAGTACTTTGAGGttgtttacatggagtctggtggagatatgctggctctatacacgctgctaaagtcctgattatttacatggagtctggtggagatatgctggctctatacacgctaaaaagtcctgattatttacatggagtctggtggagacatgctggctctatacacgctaaaagtcctgattatttacatggagtctggtggagatatgctggctctatgcacgctaaaagtcctgattatttacatggagtctggtggagatatgctgactctatacacgctaaaagtcctgattatttacatggagtctggtggagatatgctgactctatacacactaaaagtcctgattatttacatggagtctggtggagatatgctggctctatacacgctaaaagtcctgattatttacatggagtctggtggagatatgctggctctatacacgctaaaagtcctgattatttacatggagtctggtggagatattatggctctatacacgctaaaagtcctgattatttacatggagtctggtggagatattatggctctatacacgctaaaagtcctgattatttacatggagtctggtggagatatgctggctctatacacgctaaaagtcctgattatttacatggagtctggtggagatatgctggctctatacacgctaaaagtcctgattatttacatggagtctggtggagatatgctggctctatacatgctaaaagtcctgatgtTGTCAGATGCtgagaatattaatctgagtctgtcagcagcaaaaacagaacttttagtggaccaaattgacgatgcacatttgcactatggggttacattacagcgttgaggcttaatactggaccgattGTTGCTCCTATcggtcacttacacacaaagacatgggaagatagggtccaggttgaaaagaaGTGTTACCTGAGAGTTTTGTCTATGTGTTGGAGGCGCAGCGTCAGGGCGTTTGAGCGCGCTCAGGTCCATGTCCTGCTGGTTTCCGTAGCCGTTGAAACGGACTCTGCAGCGTTCTCCGTCCAGACACAGCACCGTCGCCGGATACAGCCGCCCGTCCTCCGACCACACCGCCCGACACTGAGCACCCACCgcccactgacacacacagagacacacacaacacacacacacacacacacacacacacagagacccagacacacacacacacacacacacacacacagagagacagacacacacacacacacacagacacacacacacacacacacacaacaagagacagacacacacacagagagacagacaaccagagacacacacacagacagacagacagacagagacatacacacagagacagagacacacacacacacacacacggctgcaCAATTAGTCTGGATTAACTGATGTCCTctccgtcctctccacccgacagacagacacacactaacgTTCCTCTAAGCAGGAAACCCCTGAATATCCCCCAGCCCTACCTCAGCTGAGGGTGGAGGGAccgtctctccgtctctctctccgtcctgTTGTCCAGCTCTCTCTCCATTCTTCTGTCCTTCTTGTTGTCTGGTTACttgtccatctctctctccctctccctctctctctccgtcctgTGGTCCGTCTCTCTGCTCCGGCTTCTCCCAGCTCTGTGTCTTCTCTGAGGATGCAGATTCTGGCGATTCAGAATCCTGCACACAGTCCACAAGCACACAAATATCACGTTGTCCTCTGTGTCTCCTTGTGTTCAACAACAACAAGgcacacaccagactccattcacAAATCTGCCAGGTTTGTGCTTCAAGGCATGCGGGCCCTGTTTGGTGGATTAACAAATTTAATTTACACATAATTTAAAACTTAAATGAAGCAAAATATTTTCTGTCACATTAACGTGTAGGCCTACTCTCGAGGACATGTAACGGAGTCAGTAACTGAGTGTGTCTGCCCGtcccactctgtgtgtgtgtgtgtgtgtgtgtgtgtgtgtgtgtgtgtctcagtctgtctgtgtgtctgtgtgtctgtctgtctgtctgtctctctgtctctctctctctctctctctctgcctgatCAGGTATCTCGCTGTAGCTGAGAAGTCCAGAAAGCCAAACTCACCATAACCCTGGCTgggtttgattttcttttagcaCGTGGCTGCGCTGTAGCCTTCCTGTCTGTgatgacttcctgtctgtgatgacttcctgtctgtgatgacttcctgtctgtgatgacttcctgtctgtgatGACctactgtcagtacccgatccgttccaccggcacgatccgttctgcgcatgtgcaagatgacgcgtgtgccatgacgtaggcgcagatgattatactgttttacgacctgcccaatctgttccacgctagcctccaccgggatagctaaccgctaattcggctaaccgctagccgacagccttcagtctaaaacaacgcatgcgcagaacggatcgtgcaggcagaacggacagctagattcagtctacaataacgttaagtcaaacttaatgggagaagcagctacagctacattaagactttacagtaataacaataaagaccagtgttgagtgattgtattttaaatgagcacaagtagagctgatctaacagctgttatatatgttaacgtttattttcaagttttattttgagggtcttttaaagtttacatgctgtctcagctagcggttagctgaattagctgttagctaaactaacgttagctggaggctagcgtgggaacagattgggtagtgttgtaaatcctcgtaccacagcgcatgcgcagaacggatcgtgcaggtggaacggatcgggtactgacacctaCCCTTGCTCCACACCTTGGCTCGCGGCTTGCAGAGGAAACGTAGGAGACGCCAAAAACGATTGCTGTCTGTCGCGCTCGGGCCGGCACCGCGCCTGATCGCAGCCAGCGTGAACTAGTAccgagtattggttcacgtgcaatcaaacggtgccaagtttcggtacctgagagtagGCGCgagcttctctgtcctctctgcatgttgacagagagcagaggtcccacactagggctgcagctatcgattctttttgtaatcgatttatctagcactttatcgatcgattaattgattaatcggataattattattatttttttttttaaacaacccaaactagggaaaaatgcaacatttgtattgcctacattgcttacaatatcatctctcaaaaaactaaacatattaagtgcatttaagtgccatattacattgtttttaaagatttttttttttccaaatgatatcaacctcaaactaaggcatacattaaaatacacaaacattacattaagttgtgcaacttaactttcagaactaacaagtttcaacctgagactgatctgtatatatagtaggcctatatgtaaatattagttatactcaacctattttcatttatatatttgattataatgtcacacagctgttacacttatgctattagatcgttgatcagctgtttctccagagagagagggggggggagagagagagagagagagagagagagagagagagagagagagagagagctctttagatcagatcgtggtcaccactacctattttcttgtcttagattttggtagttgttgtgtttggtgtagtttcatcgttcATACGACTCTGATCTACTTTAGtcggtcctcttcgtggaacagatgattaagttagactccgggttttctgttgagatgctgaagctCTGACGTCGTGCTGTTATCGTGCTAAGCTTTGATGTTGCAGTAGACCCAcggtacagagttttagttttaattacgtttgaactgattccaaactttggacactttctgtcattttctccagcctgtctctcctctcttagcccctcccagcctgtctctcctctcttagcccctcc
The Perca fluviatilis chromosome 9, GENO_Pfluv_1.0, whole genome shotgun sequence genome window above contains:
- the LOC120565433 gene encoding survival motor neuron protein-like yields the protein MDEETKNTVVNGPAEPEESGTAVRDELLAAFKISLDISQDSESPESASSEKTQSWEKPEQRDGPQDGEREGEGERDGQVTRQQEGQKNGERAGQQDGERDGETVPPPSAEWAVGAQCRAVWSEDGRLYPATVLCLDGERCRVRFNGYGNQQDMDLSALKRPDAAPPTHRQNSQDWKPGARCRAVYVEDGLVYPAVVLWVKGQRCGVRFNDYNNEEEVDVDSLMNPDELRGPSRAKVKDKASNRRKVEKEDEKKRGNQQRDEAEKPANHSFSFFPPFPPPPSPRLASGDAVAFIPPPPPPPLWVFGGKESSSAAVDASSSMLMLWYMCGFHTGSYMAQQGFQSSSKD